A region of the Candidatus Methylomirabilota bacterium genome:
CCCGGCGACCCCCGAATTCATCGGCCGAGCTTCGACCGCTTTCCCCACCAGTCGCTGCTGTTCGTGCCCATGATCGTGAAGGCCCAGCCGATCGGCGGCTTCTTCGTCATCTGGTGGACGGAGCGCCGCGACTTCCGGCCCGACGAGATCCGCATCGTGGAGGCCATCAGCGACCAGGCCGCCATGTTCATGGAGAACGCCCGGCTCTACTCGGAAGCGACCCGCCAGCGGCGCGAGGCCGAGGAGCTCGCCCGCCTGGCCCGAATGCTGACGCAGAGTTTGGACGCCGCTGACGTAGGCGAACGCATCGTGGAGAGCGCCCTGGCGCTCCTGGGCGGCTCCTTCTCCGTCCTCCGCCTGCTCCAGCCGGACGGGACGCTCAAGCTCATCGCCGCCAAGGGTGACGCCCAGACGATCGCCGTCCTGCCCGCCGTCGCGCCGGCGAGAGAGGGCGTCGTCGGTCAAGCCGTGGCCCAGGGGGCGCCCGTATGGTCGGCCAGCATCGGGGAGGAGGAGCTGGCCGTTCCGCTGCGGGTCAAGCGGGAGATCATCGGGGCCCTCGGCGTGGGCGCGTCCCCCGGCCGCCGATTCACCGAAGCGGAAGTGGCGCTGGTGCAGACGTTCGCCGACCAGGCGGCCACGGCGCTGGAGAACAGCCGGCTCTACGGCGACCTCAGGACCGCGCTGCAGGCCGTGGAGGAGTCCCAGCGGCGTATCGTGCAAGGCGAGCGGTTGCGCGCCCTCGGGGAGATGGCGGGCGGGGTGGCCCACGACTTCAACAATGTGCTCGCCATCATCGTGGGCCGGGCCGAGGTCCTCCTGAGCGAGACCGAGGACCTTGATCTGCAGCGGCAGCTCAACGTCATCGTGAAAGTCGCTCTCGACGCCGCCCAGACGGTCAAGCGGATCCAGGAGTTCACGCGCGTCCGCCGCGCCCGGCCCTTCCAGCAGGTCACGCTCCATCAACTGGTCGAGGAGATCGTGGAGGTGACCCGGTCGCGCTGGAAGGACGAGGCGCAGTCCAAGGGCATCCGCTACGAGGTGGTCGTGGAAGCCGGCGTCACTCCCGTCATCGCCGGCGACCCGTCGGAGATCCGCGAGGCCCTCACCAACATCATCTTCAACGCGCTGGACGCGATGCCCGAGGGCGGCCGCCTGACCCTGACGACCGGCGTGGACGAGGGGCGGGTGTTCTGTGCCATCACCGACACCGGAATCGGCATGTCGGACGACGTCCGCCAGCGCATCTTCGATCCCTTCTTCACCACCAAGGGCGAGCGGGGCACGGGCCTGGGGCTGAGCGTCGTGTACGGCATCATCGGCCGTCACAACGGGGAGATCGACGTGCAGAGCCGCGCCGGTCAGGGGACGACGTTCACGCTCCGGTTCCCGACGGGCGAGCCCGCCGACCGGGAGACCGTGGCTGCGATCGGGACGGCGCCGCTCAAGAGCAGCGGGCGCATCCTGGTGATCGACGACGAGACCGACGTGGGGGACGTGCTACGTGACCTCCTCACACGCGATGGACACAGCGTGGTCGTGTGCCACGACGCCGAGGCCGGGCTGCGCCAGTTCCAGGCGGAAGCCTTCGACCTGGTCATCACCGATCTGGGCATGCCCGAGGTCTCGGGCTGGGAGGTGGCCCGTCAGGTCAAGCTGGCGCGGCCGGAGACCCGTGTCGCCATGGTCACGGGATGGGGGGACCGCATCGATCTGGCCGAGGCCGAGGCGCGGGGCGTGGACTTCGTCGTCGCCAAGCCGTTCAAGCGTGACCAGATCCGCGAGGTCATCGCCGCCGCGCTCGGCGGCGTGCCCGATCAGCGTTCCTCGCCCGCCGGGACCTGAGCGGCCCAGGCCGCCGCCGAGGCCAGGGCCAGACCCAGGACGGCCCCGCCCAGCGCGTCGAGGGGCCAGTGCGCCCGTAACACGATTCGCGCCAGCGCGACCAGCAGAACGATGAGGACCGCGCCGACGCGTACGGCCAGGCGCACGCCGCGTGAGGGCACGCCGGCGATCAAATAGCCGAGCGCGCCGAAGAAGGCCGCGGCCGCAGTGACGTGGCCGCTGGGGAACCCCAGCGAGAGGTCTTCGGGCCGGGTCCGCCCGATCAGGTGCTTCACGAGGCTCTCGGCCAGGGGCGTCGCGACGATCAGGCCCACCCAGGCCCGCCAGCGCTCGCGCGCGCCGGGGAACAGGGCGAACAGCACCACGGCGCCGGGGAGGATCAGGCGCCAGTCACCGGCGAGGTTGATCACGTCGAGGACGGCCACGAGCGTCGGCGACGCCCAGCCCAGGAGCGCGTGCCGGACGTCGGTCTCGGCCTCCACGGTCCCGACCAGCACCAGGACCACGAGCCCGGCGAAGCCGCCGCCGGCCAGCGCCAGCACGGTGAGCGGCAGCGGGCTCCGTGGTATCAGCGAGCGCGGCCCTTCACGGTGAACGAGCAAGCGGCCTCGACGACGTGACCGTCGACGGACAGCACGCGGTAGCGCACCGTGTAGGTGCCGGGGGAGATCGGCGGCAAGGCGACAGTGAGGCGGCGGGGATCGTCCCGGCTGACCGTTCCGTCGCCGCGGTCCACGCGCCGGCCCTCGGCGTCCTCCACCGACACCCGAGAGTAGGCGCCTTCCAGCCGCTCGCTGAACCAGAGCTCTACCCGCCCAGGGGGCTCGCTGACGACGGCGCGTCGTGCGGGCACCGACTTGACGAGAAAGGCGTGCCCCAGCACGCCGACGGGTGCCAGAGGCAGCAGGCCGATGAGACCGGCGATCAGGCGCGGCGCCCTCACTCCGGACGTCCGCGCCGGGCCAGCGCGCTCACGATGGCCACGAGGGCGACGCCCAGCAGCAGCACGACGGCCGCCCACATCAGCGCCTGCGCCAGCGGGCTTGCCGGAGCGGCGCGGGTCGCATCTCCGTGATCGGCCCAGGCCGCGGCCACGGAGGCCAGGGCGCCGGCGATCACTGGCCGGCCGCCTCCCATTCGAAGACGACGGAGACGGCCCGCGTAAATCGGTCCCTGGCGAGCGGGAGCGTGGTGGGCCCGATCGACAGGGTGATCTTCTGCGTACGGGGGGGCAGGGTGAGGTCCAGACGGTAGTGAAAGCCCTGCTCGCCCATCTGCGGGACCAGGCGCAGCCGCTCCGTCGGCCGGCGTTCGGCCTGCACCGCGGCGATGATGGGCAGGTAGGGGACGGGCTCATCGAACTCCCGATCGGTGACGAACACGCTGAGCCGGCCCGGGCCGAGCATCGGTTTCGTCGCCGCGGACTCATGTCCGGCCGCGTGATGGTGCCCGGCGCCGGGGTGCTCGCGGGCGGGCGCGGGTGACACGTAGACGAGCCGGATGCGATAGTCGCCAGCCACCTGCTCCCGCTCGATCTCATGCCCGTCGTGAGGGGCGTCTGATGCGCCGGTGAGCGACTTCAAATACGCGACGAGG
Encoded here:
- a CDS encoding copper resistance CopC family protein, which codes for MRAPRLIAGLIGLLPLAPVGVLGHAFLVKSVPARRAVVSEPPGRVELWFSERLEGAYSRVSVEDAEGRRVDRGDGTVSRDDPRRLTVALPPISPGTYTVRYRVLSVDGHVVEAACSFTVKGRAR
- a CDS encoding phosphatase PAP2 family protein; the protein is MLVHREGPRSLIPRSPLPLTVLALAGGGFAGLVVLVLVGTVEAETDVRHALLGWASPTLVAVLDVINLAGDWRLILPGAVVLFALFPGARERWRAWVGLIVATPLAESLVKHLIGRTRPEDLSLGFPSGHVTAAAAFFGALGYLIAGVPSRGVRLAVRVGAVLIVLLVALARIVLRAHWPLDALGGAVLGLALASAAAWAAQVPAGEER